The window TTTGAGGTTCACATTTAACCCTAAAAAGTCAACACGTGTAAACTCCATGAAATCTTTATAAAAACTGACACATAATTTATACATCTTCAGgtctatttaatttttcttcgtCTTGTACATTAATTCTAATTCTCAGCATCAAAATTCGTTCATAACTTGAGAATGGGTCTCAAATTCAGTGAGTGACAACTATCAACTGTAAGGAAAGAATCCTTTGGTTGAAAACCCACCACTGACTTTGGCTCTTATAATAAAAGTCAACCTCCCCAAACTCAAAACCTGTCTTATTTCAATAGAGTTAAGACGAAGGAATGATATTTTTGACATTTTCCATGGATGGTTTACACACCTTTTCCTCTTCCAATGACTTCTATATATGTATGGTGTGGATTCTACTAGCCCACAAACCCataagaattgaaaattttctaccTCAGAAACTGCATTTTATTAGTTGTCATTtgaattttcatgttttctttcactataaagaaaaccaaagaaacataattatgataaagaaaaaaatataaacattgtTTTTTATTCATGGGATTTCATCTCCAAAGCGACCTAGAAATACATCGGTTTTAGCTGAatgcatatatatttttcttaattttcagttttggaGAGCAGATGTTTCAAATTgctatgtagaaaatggactaaTTCAATTTCCGTGGAATATTCAGTCCTTTACCAGGCTGATTTTCATTtattgaatgaatgaatgactTACTAGATTGTACAGCTCTATTGCGTTTATGGACAAGGTTAGCTTAATGACATACAAGAATTGGTGTATTATCAACAAAACTGAGGATGAACCTCTAGGATATTAGAAGAGCTTGCTTGCGAACTCTTCAATGGCATCTCCATTTTtagaagaagaataagaggaTGCTGCCAGATCCTTGAGGCCGGACAAGCTTCTTCCTAGCTGTAGAGCCACCTTCATTTCAAACAATTCCCCGTTCTCTCTTCTCCCCACATCTCTTTCACTTAGATTTGACTCTATGGTCTCTTCCATTAACCGGAAGAAGCCTGCGGTGCTCCTGTACATCTCAAACACCATGCCCACTTGCCCGCCGTGCTCCATTGTGTTCACCACGCTTGCCATGGCTCCAGCAACGACTCCTAGTGTCGCGGCCCAGGGACCGTGAGAAGATCCCACGAAAGCAGTTCCACAAGCCGCTAAGCCTGTCAATAAGGGGCCAGAAATGGCGAGTATCTTGTTAACTTTCAAGGCTATTTTGCCCAGCCTCAAATAGTCTTCAGTGTCCTTCCTCTTTAAAACACCAACTACTTCTCTCATTTCTTCTTCCAACTCCATACTCCAACCATTTCCATCTGTTCTCCCACTGTGCCTCTGTCTTTGCTTGTTCTGCGGCCACCATACGGCAGGTTCCACAGTTTTGGGGAATTTATCTAGCATTGCTCCTAGTAAAGGAAGCGGGTATGCCTTGTCCAGGGCCAAAACTTTCTCCATGGCTTCCTCAACATCGGTACTAGTAGGAGTACCACAAGAGAGTGTTCTTTGAATCTGGCCATGAAGCTGCTTAAACAACCTAACAGCAT of the Vitis vinifera cultivar Pinot Noir 40024 chromosome 10, ASM3070453v1 genome contains:
- the LOC100242685 gene encoding probable F-box protein At4g22030, producing the protein MASLQSSSVTGSVAYSSSRCRRGMIRATINMPKLRTSGISLKLPTRDLVQEVLDMGVGLTAATTGHVEKKYESITDTTFPSVSNVSDPMVIAKLHAIMEAVADRVEMHKNIGEQRDNWNHLLLTSINAITLTAATMAGIAATSVGGPLVALKLSSTLMYLAATGMLVVMNKIQPSQLVEEQRNAVRLFKQLHGQIQRTLSCGTPTSTDVEEAMEKVLALDKAYPLPLLGAMLDKFPKTVEPAVWWPQNKQRQRHSGRTDGNGWSMELEEEMREVVGVLKRKDTEDYLRLGKIALKVNKILAISGPLLTGLAACGTAFVGSSHGPWAATLGVVAGAMASVVNTMEHGGQVGMVFEMYRSTAGFFRLMEETIESNLSERDVGRRENGELFEMKVALQLGRSLSGLKDLAASSYSSSKNGDAIEEFASKLF